The Salvelinus alpinus chromosome 28, SLU_Salpinus.1, whole genome shotgun sequence genome includes a window with the following:
- the pex10 gene encoding peroxisome biogenesis factor 10 — translation MPLVGANQPQLIRSSQKDEYYQHCLRNNANEAFQTLAGSKRWLHWRKEIQLLSDLAYYGLTTFSGYQTLGEEYVSIIQVDPTLRRVPSRVRRGALVLLHSLFPYLLDKLLVCLENELEAGEDSQGGGIQRATVAGPWSPGAWMRGWVRRALGLLTEPQRRACVPAVLALQQGLSILHRVHVALFYISGAFYHLGKRTAGVSYLRVRGVTGDDGDIRSSYKLLGMISLMQLALTLALQLNNLRQRQRARQEWRQHRNLPSRSQSVDETDCPRASRCILCLEERRHSTSTPCGHLFCWECITEWCNTKTECPLCREKFQPPRLVYLRNY, via the exons ATGCCTCTCGTCGGTGCAAACCAACCACAATTGATTCGTTCAAGTCAGAAGGACGAATATTATCAACACTGTCTCAGGAACAACGCGAATGAAGCTTTCCAGACTCTTGCAG GGTCCAAGCGATGGCTGCACTGGAGAAAAGAGATCCAACTCCTGTCAGACCTTGCATACTATGGTTTAACCACGTTCTCAG GGTACCAGACATTGGGCGAGGAGTATGTCAGTATCATCCAGGTGGACCCCACCCTGCGCAGGGTACCGTCACGCGTCAGACGAGGAGCCCTGGTGCTCCTCCACAGCCTGTTTCCTTACCTGCTGGACAAGCTGCTGGTGTGCCTGGAGAATGAGCTGGAGGCGGGGGAGGACAGCCAGGGAGGGGGAATCCAGAGAGCAACAGTGGCCGGTCCTTGGAGCCCCGGAGCCTGGATGAGAGGCTGGGTCCGGAGGGCGTTGGGGCTGCTGACGGAGCCCCAGAGGAGGGCGTGTGTGCCGGCCGTGTTGGCCCTCCAGCAAGGACTCTCCATTCTCCACCGGGTGCATGTGGCCCTGTTTTACATCAGCGGGGCCTTCTACCACCTGGGGAAGAGGACGGCCGGAGTAAGCTAT CTACGGGTACGTGGTGTGACGGGGGACGACGGGGACATCCGGAGCAGCTACAAGCTCCTGGGCATGATCTCCCTGATGCAGCTGGCCCTCACGCTAGCCTTGCAACTCAACAACCTCCGTCAGAGACAGAGAGCCCGGCAGGAGTGGAGACAACACAGGAACCTGCCCTCCAG GTCCCAATCTGTAGACGAGACTGACTGTCCCCGTGCCTCTCGCTGTATCCTGtgtctagaggagaggagacactcgACCTCCACACCGTGTGGTCATCTGTTCTGCTGGGAGTGCATCACAGAGTGGTGCAACACCAAG ACGGAGTGCCCTTTGTGTCGTGAGAAGTTCCAGCCTCCTCGACTAGTCTACCTGAGGAACTACTAG